The Prinia subflava isolate CZ2003 ecotype Zambia chromosome 13, Cam_Psub_1.2, whole genome shotgun sequence genome contains a region encoding:
- the LOC134557388 gene encoding uncharacterized protein LOC134557388, which yields MRLLGSMELWLVNTFLLLLLLTWPVGTDSHQAKEITSVQFNISLENLTVQLKWSKPECVSGKNRTNTVVLGENPMNFTSSSLCAFRKGNCECTVVITRPNSTDTGNSTQAADPSCGSAGPQTDVTGKMWTGLNLLLCIFLGLAVGTLLYMPVIGFLLWWCRRNKTGELMNGEVAEGNQAALVTDTEDLTYANLNFEKKETGSASSNVIYTEIKPSQQKQSGGDGSAASTEVDVSPKEEGK from the exons ATGAGGCTGTTGGGAAGCATGGAGCTCTGGCTGGTCAAcacctttctgctcctgctgctcctcacctggcCAGTTG GAACAGACAGTCACCAGGCAAAGGAAATCACCTCTGTGCAGTTCAATATTAGTTTGGAGAACCTCACGGTGCAACTGAAGTGGTCCAAGCCTGAATGTGTGTCGGGGAAGAATCGAACCAACACTGTGGTTCTGGGAGAAAACCCTATGAATTTCACCAGCTCAAGCCTGTGTGCATTCCGCAAAGGAAACTGTGAGTGTACGGTCGTCATCACAAGACCCAACTCGACGGACACTGGAAACAGCACACAAGCAGCAGATCCCA GTTGTGGCTCTGCAGGACCTCAGACTGATGTCACAGGAAAGATGTGGACAG GACTCAACCTCCTCCTGTGCATCTTCCTTGGCTTAGCGGTTGGGACGCTCCTTTACATGCCTGTAATTGGATTCCTGCTGTGGTGGTgtagaagaaacaaaacag GAGAGCTCATGAACGGGGAAGTGGCAGAGGGGAATCAG gcagccctggtgACAGACACTGAGGACCTGACCTATGCCAACCTGAATTTTGAGAAGAAGGAGACAGGATCTGCCTCTTCCAATGTCATTTACACCGAGATCAAGCCATCGCAACAGAAGCAGAGTGGTGGGgatggcagtgctgccagcacagaggtggATGTCTCCCCCAAGGAAGAGGGCAAGTGA